The genomic stretch GCGCCGCGTACTGTTTTGATCTTAGGCATTTTAAATTCCACTTCGCATTGTTATTAACATGAATCAGAAAGGCGAATCCAGCATGCGCGGTGTGAACACCGCGCAGCAGGATTACTTGGAAGCCTTACTGTTTCTTCTTAGGTGCGAGCACCATGATCATCTGACGACCTTCGATCTTCGTAGGGAAGGATTCGACAACGGCCAGTTCAGAATCTTCACACAGGTCTTTACGGACGCGGTTAAGCACTTCCATACCGATCTGTTGGTGCGCCATTTCACGCCCACGGAACCGCAGGGTGATTTTGGCTTTATCGCCATCTTCCAGAAAGCGAATCAGGTTGCGTAGTTTGACCTGATAGTCGCCATCATCGGTACCAGGTCGGAATTTGATTTCCTTGACCTGAATAACTTTTTGTTTCTTTTTCTGCTCTTTGGTCGACTTGCTCTTCTCGTAGAGGAATTTGCCGTAATCCATGATTCGACAAACTGGCGGCTCGGCATTCGGACTGATTTCTACTAAATCGACGCCCGCTTCCTCAGCTTTTTCAAGAGCTTCATTCAGACTGACAATACCAATCTGCTCGCCATCGACGCCGGTGAGGCGAACTTCTTGCGCGCGAATCTCTTTGTTAATGCGATTAGGACGCGCCGGTTGAACTCGTTTTCCGCCTTTAATACTTTATTCCTCCAGTTGATGAAGACTTCTGCTGCGGATTTCCGCCAGCAGTTTGTCAACGACTTCGCTAACATCCATGCTTCCTAAGTCTTTGCCGCGGCGGGTACGAACAGCAACTTTGCCTGATTCGACCTCTTTATCACCACAAACTAACATGTAAGGAACACGGCGTAGCGTGTGTTCGCGAATTTTAAAGCCAATCTTCTCATTTCTCAAGTCGGCTTTAACGCGAATGCCTGCATCTTGCAGTTTTTTGGTTAATTCTTCGACATACGGTGCTTGTGAATCAGTAATATTCATGATCACAACTTGTACCGGCGCTATCCAGGTCGGGAAGAACCCAGCGTATTCTTCGGTCAAAATACCGATGAAGCGCTCCATGGAACCCAGGATAGCACGGTGAATCATTACCGGAACCTGACGGTCGTTGCTTTCGCCAATATAAGAAGCGTTCAAGCGACCAGGTAATGAAAAGTCGAGCTGCACGGTACCACACTGCCACGCACGATCCAAACAATCATGCAAGGTAAATTCAATTTTTGGGCCGTAGAACGCACCTTCACCCGGCTGATATTCGAATTCAATCTTGTTTTCGGTCAGCGCTGCGGCCAGGTCGTCTTCCGCCTTAGTCCACATTTCGTCAGTACCAATGCGCTTCTCCGGACGGGTGGACAGTTTCACCACAATCTTTTCGAAACCAAAAGTGCTGTACATGTCATAGACCATGCGGATGCAGCTGTTCACTTCGTCACGCACCTGCTCTTCAGTACAGAAGATGTGGGCGTCGTCCTGAGTGAAGCCACGAACACGCATCAGGCCGTGCAATGCACCTGAAGGCTCATTACGGTGGCAACTGCCGAACTCGGCCATACGCAATGGCAGATCACGGTAGGATTTCAGACCCTGGTTGAAGATTTGTACATGCCCAGGGCAGTTCATCGGTTTGATGCAATATTCACGGTTTTCAGAAGAAGTCGTGAACATCGCTTCTTTGTAGTTTTCCCAGTGACCGGTTTTTTCCCACAGTACGCGGTCCATCATGAACGGGCCTTTGACTTCCTGATAGTCATAAGACTTCAGTTTCATACGTACAAAGGCTTCCAGCTCACGGAAAATAGTCCAGCCGTCGTTGTGCCAGAACACCATACCTGGCGCTTCTTCCTGCATGTGATACAGGTCGAGTTGCTTACCGATTTTGCGGTGATCACGCTTGCCGGCTTCTTCCAGACGCTGAATGTAGGCATTCAGCTGTTTTTTATCTGCCCAGGCGGTGCCGTAGATACGTTGCAGCATTTTGTTATCGCTGTTGCCACGCCAGTAAGCACCGGAAGTTTTCTGCAGTTTGAAATGATGACAGAAACGCATATTCGGTACATGCGGACCCCGGCACATATCCACATATTCTTCGTGATGATACAGACCCGGACGATCATCATGACTGATGTTTTCATCCAGAATCGCCACTTTGTATTCTTCACCACGGCTTGCAAAGGTATCACGCGCTTCCTGCCAGCTGACTTTCTTTTTAATAACGTCGTAATTCTTTTCAGCCAGTTCGTGCATGCGCTTTTCAAGCAGTTCGATGTCTTCCTGAGTGAGCGTGCGATCTAAATCGACGTCATAATAGAAGCCATTATCGATAACCGGGCCGATAGCCATTTTGGTGTCTGGCCACAATTGCTTGATGGCATGACCCAAAAGGTGCGCACAGGAGTGGCGCAGGATTTCAAGACCGGCTTCGTCTTTAGCGGTGATGATCGCCAGTTGTGCATCCGTTTCAATCAGATCAGTCGCATCTACCAGTTCGCCGTTAACGCGACCCGCGATACAGGCTTTCGCCAGACCAGGACCGATATCGAGAGCAACATCAAGAGGTGAAACGGGGCGATCAAAAACGCGCTGGCTTCCATCAGGAAGAGTAATGACAGGCATGTTAATTCCTTAATCTACAGTGGTGCCCCACACGACAGAGCACATCTAGAAAAATATTTGAGTTTAATTTCATAT from Rahnella sikkimica encodes the following:
- the infC gene encoding translation initiation factor IF-3, whose amino-acid sequence is MKGGKRVQPARPNRINKEIRAQEVRLTGVDGEQIGIVSLNEALEKAEEAGVDLVEISPNAEPPVCRIMDYGKFLYEKSKSTKEQKKKQKVIQVKEIKFRPGTDDGDYQVKLRNLIRFLEDGDKAKITLRFRGREMAHQQIGMEVLNRVRKDLCEDSELAVVESFPTKIEGRQMIMVLAPKKKQ
- the thrS gene encoding threonine--tRNA ligase encodes the protein MPVITLPDGSQRVFDRPVSPLDVALDIGPGLAKACIAGRVNGELVDATDLIETDAQLAIITAKDEAGLEILRHSCAHLLGHAIKQLWPDTKMAIGPVIDNGFYYDVDLDRTLTQEDIELLEKRMHELAEKNYDVIKKKVSWQEARDTFASRGEEYKVAILDENISHDDRPGLYHHEEYVDMCRGPHVPNMRFCHHFKLQKTSGAYWRGNSDNKMLQRIYGTAWADKKQLNAYIQRLEEAGKRDHRKIGKQLDLYHMQEEAPGMVFWHNDGWTIFRELEAFVRMKLKSYDYQEVKGPFMMDRVLWEKTGHWENYKEAMFTTSSENREYCIKPMNCPGHVQIFNQGLKSYRDLPLRMAEFGSCHRNEPSGALHGLMRVRGFTQDDAHIFCTEEQVRDEVNSCIRMVYDMYSTFGFEKIVVKLSTRPEKRIGTDEMWTKAEDDLAAALTENKIEFEYQPGEGAFYGPKIEFTLHDCLDRAWQCGTVQLDFSLPGRLNASYIGESNDRQVPVMIHRAILGSMERFIGILTEEYAGFFPTWIAPVQVVIMNITDSQAPYVEELTKKLQDAGIRVKADLRNEKIGFKIREHTLRRVPYMLVCGDKEVESGKVAVRTRRGKDLGSMDVSEVVDKLLAEIRSRSLHQLEE